The DNA segment AGTCCATCTTCTTCCAGTTCTCTCACTGTTTGGGTAAACATTTTATTTGAAATATCTGGAATTTTTTTTTGTAACTCTCCAGAACGTAAAGCTCCATCTAACAAATGAAATAAAACCAAAGGCTTCCATTTTGTTCCAATTAAATTCATTGTGTAATATAGTGGACAAGTGTTAATACAACTCAAAATGTATATTTTATAATGTTATAAATCAGTATTTTACTCATTTGAGTAACTATGTAACTTTTTAGTAAGTTATTGTTTGCTATGCAAATATAGTTTAATTTTAAAGTGTAAATTATAAAATTACATGTTATGAATATAAAAAATTATCCAAAGTCTTTTTCTCATATCGGAATTACAGTACCTAACATTAAAGAAGCCGTAAAATTCTATTCAGAAGTAATGGGGTGGTACGTTATAATGGAGCCTTCTACGGTAAAAAAAGAAACCGATACAGCAATTGGACAGAT comes from the Saccharicrinis fermentans DSM 9555 = JCM 21142 genome and includes:
- a CDS encoding winged helix-turn-helix transcriptional regulator, whose product is MNLIGTKWKPLVLFHLLDGALRSGELQKKIPDISNKMFTQTVRELEEDGLICRKVYPVVPPKVEYYLSVRGKSLEDILYRLDKWGSAHRLVD